GAAAGAAGAATCTTGAAAAccagttaaaaacatttgaaGGTGAGTCATTAAACACAAGTCATGTTATTGATTATGCTGTAGCGCCGTGAACTCCCTGATGTCGATTTACATTGTAAGACTCATATCTGTGGCTCCTTAAGGCAAACGTATGGAAGGCAGAAACTGTTAAAGATCCAGTGTGCAAATTCTTTTCAAAATCAGATTTTGCTAAATGTCCATTGTGCATCTATAGCTTACAGAGAATGAGATTCACTGGGTGTAAATAAGCACCTCAGGGTATCATTATGACCTTTAGAATGGCTCAGTTTAGGCTACATCATTGTTTATAAACAAAATCACTGTGAGTGACAAATTTTGGGGAGCACCCAAAGTCTCTAATTTTGCTGGTGCGAAAGTGGCCAATAGTGTGAGCAAGCGACCTGCTTCCAAAGAGCCACTGGCCTTTTCAGCATCTGAGCCAAGGAAAAGGAAGTAGTCTCGGTACCTCTTCAATTTATTTAGCTACCTGAGGTAGATATCTAAGTTGGCTCACAGCATAATTTGCTTACTTGGTAATTTTAGCTACCATTACAAACCAACATTACATTCTCATAAACCGTAGAGATgttaattttctattttaggTCTTGATTAATATAAGATTGCAAAGGGGGTAACTTATCTAACTGGTGGAtgcttaaaataataacaaattgaAAAGTACATACACCACCTTGTATGTGGTGCGTTTTTAGCTGCAAGGTTCCTCTCATGTTTAACATGAAGGCAGAAGTTGCCCGGTCTTTAACTGCTGTTAGCCACTTACGGTACAGAAGAAAATCCTAACATTTCATCCTTTTTATGAACAGTATTTTACTAATGTAAGTAATATTGTATTAGCATTCTAGTTAGTGAAACTGTCAGTTTCAATACCAAACAAAATCATGCAGTTTACTGGTTTTCTTCAGGAATGCTGTGTGCCTTGTATGCATCACACCTGTATTGGTggcagtatttttatttcttgttttctgcAAATTTATTATTGTCATCATTACAATGTGATAATGGCATTTATTTTGTCTCAGATTGCAGCACCAAGAAAGATCATGAAATTACACAActgaaaaaggagaagaaaaaattgGAAGAAAATCTTCACACAACTCAGGTATGATAGGCTGTATAGTATTAGAATGTATTACATTGCAAggtaatgtgttttaaattgtGATAGCAGATGCCCTATGTATTTTAGCAGACACTGTAATCCAGAGCATTTTATAAAAAGAAGAGCATTAGTGTTAGTTATACTATTTATGTGTCAATGATTATGTGGTGGAGTTTTTGCCTTCTGCAGCTGACTTAATGTTAaggagaaaaaatgtattttggaatTAACTCTCACTGCCTGAATTTCTCTAATGGTTTTGTAGAAAAATCTGGAAGAACTGGAGTTAAAGAATCAGAAAGGTAGGTTTTGTCCATTTTGGTAGATCTGAAATGTAGGTACATATGCATGCTCACCCGGTCTCTCTAGCTAAATATGCTGATCTGaatgtcattgttttgtttgaccaGATTTAATGAATGTAACAACTCAAACAAATTTTCCAGAAGAGCCAAAAACTGACAAAGGTAGGTAGTCTATACTGTTATGTAAGAACATGATTATGTAATTATGCCATTTGCGTACAGTCTAAAGTTATCCAGCACTGGTTTAAGCCATGTTTTTACGTTTGAACTGGtgtatgattaaataaatactggCTGCCCTATGCACCAAGGACAAGAGTGAATACTGCTGTTCTAAACAAAAGGAATTGCATTATGTTACATTCACTTTGCATGAAAAACTGCTCAGTGTGATATAAACTTATGTCATTAAAtatttgtcctttattttgCAGCTAAAGTCAAACAGCTTATAGAAGAACTTTGGTCATGCATAGAGCCTCAGTCCTCACAGGCTACAAGCCAGCTACACTTTTCTGGTAATTAAAATCATATTGGTAGAATCTGAGGAATTTGGTGgtgggattttttattttacgttatttaataaatgttacatttttaaaattaactgttttaTATTAACTAATATTTCTAAACAAATTCTGAATTTTCAAAGCTGTTACCAAGAATAGCTTAAAGGCCATTTTCCCAGGGAGGTCCAGGGACAAGAGGTCCCAGAATAAGATGAAAGGGAAGGGCAAGCATGATCATGAAGTATAATATGTAGTTTTACTCTGCCACAAACTTATGCAGGATTTCAGAGTCCAACCTCATTCCTGATCACTGTTAGTGAATATTTTGTATTGAAGAAGCATGGATCCAAACCACTCACTTATAGAAATCTGTCCACAGGCCTACCTTGTGAGTCATCTGATTACCGCAGTGACCCCTTGAAGTCTTGCAGTGTGTCGGTACAAAGGACTAAAGGACCACCTGAAGCTCCAAATACTATAAAAACTCGGAAAAGAAGTCGGGCATCAGGAGAGTTGCTGTACAGTAACACCTTGGTTGAGAAAACGACATCCCCTGGTGCATCACTGAATGGAAGCCATGAGGAGGACATTGAGGAGATATTAGATTGCTTCAAACCGCTGCCACCTCTTCTGTCTCCAGTGATCTTTACCTCGCCTGAAGTAAGAAATGTGTAAAGTTTTGCTGCAGCTGGTTTAAGAATTAAAAGTTGGGATGCGTTTCTAAAATTAGTTAGTTTTACTGGTTTTAGTTGGGTGTCACCCAGTGGGTTGTGTGGGTCCAGGGCAGTTATGCTAGACCCTTATCCCAGGGCATACTACTGAAGGTTCTTGTCCCATATGCATCCAAGGCACAGGGCTCTGGTCCCTTATCTTTCATGGATCCAGAGCCTGGATCCCATCTGGGCAATACACCGCATTCGCATTGTTTCCTTAGGTACATGGTAAATCAAGAAGTAAACATAACAGTAGTTACACGTAGTCTACCTCTATATAACAATTGGACAATGTGATGACTTCTGTATTGCAGTTTTCACTATGTTTATCTTATTTGTCGATGTCAAGAGTGTGTTATTCTCACTTGCAGAAAGCACTGTTTGGAGATCTGTCCGATTCCAGTGATGATGAGAAATTTGATGTTGACCGTCAAGGCACTGAATTATCCACAAGGGAGACCACGGACGTGTCGATGGTATCAGCCCCAGCTGACAGTGACATCCTGGATTTTTCAAATCCTTGTGGCACACTCACAAAAATGTGTGTCAATTCCAGGGACGAGGAAATGAATATATCTCACTCAGAGATTCAGTTGTGTGAAGTAGAAAATGAGAAGGTTGAACATGCTAATGAAACCATGATGTGCACATCAGATGAACCTCTGGTGGATGGATTGTCAGAATCATCCCCTGGTTCTTTTGTTAAACAGACTGTGTGCAGCGGTGCATCAACAGAACAGTCTACCCCCGAACATACCGGCCTTGTGAAAAACAAGGGCTCTGATGCTGAAGATATGGTGGTTGTGGAAACCCCgcaaaaggaaaaggaaatttATGCTGAAGTTACTTGTGAGAAGGCCTTACCAATATTGCCAAACAAACTTACTGGTGACCACCAAGATAGTTGTTCCACTGTGTACAGCGAATCCATTCTAGGACCACATATATCCCCTCTTAAAGTGAGCAGTGACAACCTTGGACACAGCAAAGATGCGGATGTTCCTTCGGAAACTCCCACATTTCATAGTCATTTAATTCAAGGCTCTCTTTCCCCCTGTTTCACTCAACCAAAAGAGTCCAATGAAACTCAATATCAGAACCCCCTGAGTACTTTAAATGACACACCCAATGATGATGCCAAATCTGAACAGATTGTGTCTAAAGCCAAATCTGAAGTAAATTCTGCTCATGGCCCAGAAGAaaccatttgtttttctgaggACAATTGTCATATTGATGCTAATGTGTTGGATTTGGCAGAAAGCACTTTGACTTCAAAATCTCCACTTTGTTCAAATGATGGAATCAGTCAACCCAAATATGTAGGCCCAAATGCTTTGCACTCAGAGATTTTTACTGGACCAGATGTCAATTTGACTCCACCCTCTGAACCTGTAACTACTAGTGAGCTACCCTGTAGAGCTGTGAATTCTGAAGATCGGATAAAACCATTGGAAATAATTCAGAACGGAGCTCTCTCTGAAGTGTCAAACcatatgattgaaaatgtacTTGCAACAAAGGAATGTGAGAAACCAAATGAAATGGAGGTGAATGCATGTGAAGAGCAGGAGTTGACTCAAACATGCCAAGTGCCTGCCTTGAATTTACTGGCCAGCCCAAGTAAAACCAGCTCAGAGAATATTGATAATCCCTTGAGTAGGATTCCATCTTGTAGTGACATAAAACCTCTTGTGGAAACTGACTCCACTCCAGCAGAAATTCCAGCAGATGAGGACAGAATCAAAGGAAGTAGTTCTAATGATCttgaaaaatacaaagaatCATCAGATGAACAGGAGAGTTTTGGTCTGCAGCGGAAAGTTAAAACTATCTACCAGCGTGCTGGAAACCAAGCATCAACTGAGAGTGAAAAAGGTTTAACAAAGCCTGAACAAGATTCAGTTGTAACTCAAGAGGATTCTGGAAAAAATCCAGGAACAAGCTATGAATCACAGGGAAACCCTTCTGAAATGAGTGAAAAATCCTTAGACTCAGCTCTGGTAGAACTAGATTCATCAGCAAATGGTTCTCAAGCAGAGGTTACTGCAGATAGTATTCCAATGGAAGAAACATTTACAGCAATATTATGTGAAAATCAAGTGTTGGATGCTCTTGAAGTGCCCTTAAAAGATGAAAGTAAAGAATGTAAAAGCAATGTGAACCAGTCACAGAAAATAACAGACCAAGGATGTAGTTTGTACCCTGAATTCTCCTCAGAGCTGAAAGAAAGCCTATGTCCCCTGCAGGCAGATGACAGAACTGATGAAAGCACCGAAAGCAAAATAACACAAGAGGTGTCAGCTGACAAACCTGAGGATGTGAAGAATTGTTCCCTGAACAATAGCAGAGACATTCCCACTGATGATACCCAGCCTGGGAATTTCAGAAATCCAACAATTCCCAGCCGCAAACGGCAACATTCTGGTAATTGTCAGGAGAGATCTCTAAATCTGAAAGACGAGCTCAAATTGACAAATCCACTCATGTTAGCAACCACTTACACTTCAATCCCAGAGAAGTCTCCAGAATCTATAAGGAAAGTTCGCTTTAAAATGGGgccacctctccctcctctgctTAATCCCCTGACAGTCACCCCTCCAAGATTTGGGACACAGGAGCTACAGACGGTTCCTAGCAAATTATTAATTCCTTCAATTGAAGGAACTCCAATACAAGAAACTTCAATAGCACCGCTCATGTCACCACACTCAGAAGATCCAAATGTGAATTCTCCATGTTTGTCCATATCATCTGCTGGTGACACAAAACGGAGAAGACTAATTTCTTCTCCACTGCAGTTCTGCGCAACAACTCCGAAACatgctgttcctgttcctgggAGGCTTCCACCCGCAGCATCAAATTCTTCCAGCTCATCCCCTAGTGCTCCTCAGGAGAACTCTGTCAGAATTCTTGACACAATGTATCCCGAACTCTCTGCCCGGGCACGGACTCTTAACATTCTGCGAAGGACTGTTAATTTTAACAGATGTGCACCTGATACTGGGACGACAACACCAGACCCTGTCGGTCAAGTATCCCGATTTAAGGCTGTCAATTCTTCCAGGGTACTTACTAAAACAGAACAatctaatgaaaatgaaattgggTTTAACCCATCGATAGAAAACAATAGTACATCCAAAGATGGTTCATCAGCTGTTATAGGGAAATTTGTGAAAAAACCTGGAGTGAACGTGCTGTTGCCAAAAAGTGCAATTAAATTGGATAATGACTCACCAGTCCCTGCTAAGCCTCACGGATGTCTTGCAAATCATAAGGAGGTTAGTCAGGGGGAATCTGCTGGGACCAGGGAAGATGGACAAGTAGGCAATGCAACCAGTGCACAAAATCCAATAATGGATGCATTAAAAAAGATTGGAACatcttgttttgatttattgCCTGTAATTAGGAGTCATGTGAGCATCACAAAAATTTCAAAAGTGCCAGTGTTGAGAGATGAAGAAAAGGAGGTCATCCATGAGTTCTGTGTGGTGAACAAGGTTGGTTATCATTGCTtctggtttttcttttgtgttgtaGTCATGAATATCCGTGCTGCCACAAGCTAGTTAGTCTGTTTATATACTGTAGAACTGAGTGAAATTGATTAATGAGTgaatcaggttttatttgtGGCACCTTTTCCTTTTCAGCACTTAGCAGATGATCTGCTGTCTGCCATCCTAGTGAAGATGAAAACAGAGAAGAACACCATCTGTGGAATGTACTTGCAAGCGCTCTGCAGGGTCTACACTGGAATCTGTCGACAAACAGAAGACTGGGAAAGAGCCCATCTCTTTATTTACAGTATCTTGAAAGAAGGTGGGCCAAACAATTGTCTTGCATCATGTAGTTACCAGTCCTTCAAcaggtacactacatggccaaaagtatgtggacacagACATCACTTTCGAGGAGAACACGTTTGTCCAAATCAGTAGAGGAGGTTGTAGTAGTGAGTTGCATACTGATATATATGTGGGCCTTCCAAATTGGGGAGGAAAAGGGGAGAGCTTTAAAAATTAAGGAGAAAaccttaattaattattaaggAATTAAGGAGACTTAAAAAGTGAAGGATTTTATGAAGGCATATAACATTGTTGAAATTTACATGTAAGAACAAAAACTCGCATACGTGATGATTTTAGTATAATGGACAGAGAAAGTATTCACTCCCTTGAAATAATGTTGCTTTTATAAGGGaattaatatttctgaaaattatatttattggtAAACTTACCCTTACCCTATTGAATTCTGGTCGGCATGTAGCAAACATAATCGAGAACAACATATAGTTAAAAGTGAATCAGGATGCAAAACTTAAAGTGAACTTGGTGAGAAGTGGCAAGTGTGGCAGGGCATTAGAAGCCATTCAGCACTTCTATTTCTGGGACAACTCTATCCTGATCTGTGGCACTATTCTAGTCTGTATcacttcaaaaaaatgtatattacttACCCATCTGTCGGCatctgaaaaaggaaaattttCCTACTATCATCACTTCTGCTTTTAGAATTACAATAAATTGTGTTGTGGGTTAGATAATCATTgttgttaaatatgttttaatcaatcattgttttgtgtgcatcaatttttcttttgtgcagATTTTCCAGACTCAGCAAAACTGATTCTTTTCATTGTGACCACGTGGTTCAATGTCCTCTCCCAAACGGGTGTGTTATGCAAGGCCATACATGCCGTTTTGAGGCTGAGGGCCCATGGCGAGGTGCTGCCCTGTTTAACTGCCTTTCTTGACTGGGAAAAGGTACGTCTTCACTTTTATCATGAAGTACAACCTTTTCAACAAAGAAATGGGCCTAAGATAAAAGCAACGTgtgatgaatgtgttttttcagtaaaataacgttttttctccctttctactactttaagaaacattttttaaggatTTTATTGGATTTTTAGGTGCAGTGAAGGAAGGATTTTTTAGATATTTGCATAAGTTTCTAATGAGAATCCGCTACATTGCAAAACCTTATTTTATCATGTTAATGGATGAAGAGTAGCGACTGATGGAGGTTGAGGAGGGAGTGTGTCCATGCAGTAAGcctattattttaaataaagcaagGTAGTCAACTTAATTGTGACAGAAATTTTTTGCAAAGGTTCAGAATTGCAGTCAAAGACGACAAGTTCTCTATATTTAATGTAACAGAATGGGGAGGACCTATGGAGATATTGTTTGCGCAAACAAAATTCCAAGTAGGCTTCTGAGAATCCAGTTGAAGTGCACATAGGAATTGCATGGGTGACAACATACAGGCAGCTGTATGCAACGTTTTTGTTCATTACAAAAACTTCAAGAT
This window of the Anguilla anguilla isolate fAngAng1 chromosome 1, fAngAng1.pri, whole genome shotgun sequence genome carries:
- the ice1 gene encoding little elongation complex subunit 1 isoform X2: MMPGENHSKSAGIASDITKGVCKNCTVLHQNLKEYVAALLILERKIIDTDHLLTEYQEKCDELQKSQRETSKLHQELDELLLKMAPLERQNEEYEAMRSELEEKKSSLKNYQQTSEELDRMKEENIKLLTSKKNLENQLKTFEDSSIKKDHEITQLEKEKTKLEENLHTTQNSLKHYQQTSEELDRMKEENMKLLSSKKNLENQLKTFEDCSTKKDHEITQLKKEKKKLEENLHTTQKNLEELELKNQKDLMNVTTQTNFPEEPKTDKAKVKQLIEELWSCIEPQSSQATSQLHFSGLPCESSDYRSDPLKSCSVSVQRTKGPPEAPNTIKTRKRSRASGELLYSNTLVEKTTSPGASLNGSHEEDIEEILDCFKPLPPLLSPVIFTSPEKALFGDLSDSSDDEKFDVDRQGTELSTRETTDVSMVSAPADSDILDFSNPCGTLTKMCVNSRDEEMNISHSEIQLCEVENEKVEHANETMMCTSDEPLVDGLSESSPGSFVKQTVCSGASTEQSTPEHTGLVKNKGSDAEDMVVVETPQKEKEIYAEVTCEKALPILPNKLTGDHQDSCSTVYSESILGPHISPLKVSSDNLGHSKDADVPSETPTFHSHLIQGSLSPCFTQPKESNETQYQNPLSTLNDTPNDDAKSEQIVSKAKSEVNSAHGPEETICFSEDNCHIDANVLDLAESTLTSKSPLCSNDGISQPKYVGPNALHSEIFTGPDVNLTPPSEPVTTSELPCRAVNSEDRIKPLEIIQNGALSEVSNHMIENVLATKECEKPNEMEVNACEEQELTQTCQVPALNLLASPSKTSSENIDNPLSRIPSCSDIKPLVETDSTPAEIPADEDRIKGSSSNDLEKYKESSDEQESFGLQRKVKTIYQRAGNQASTESEKGLTKPEQDSVVTQEDSGKNPGTSYESQGNPSEMSEKSLDSALVELDSSANGSQAEVTADSIPMEETFTAILCENQVLDALEVPLKDESKECKSNVNQSQKITDQGCSLYPEFSSELKESLCPLQADDRTDESTESKITQEVSADKPEDVKNCSLNNSRDIPTDDTQPGNFRNPTIPSRKRQHSGNCQERSLNLKDELKLTNPLMLATTYTSIPEKSPESIRKVRFKMGPPLPPLLNPLTVTPPRFGTQELQTVPSKLLIPSIEGTPIQETSIAPLMSPHSEDPNVNSPCLSISSAGDTKRRRLISSPLQFCATTPKHAVPVPGRLPPAASNSSSSSPSAPQENSVRILDTMYPELSARARTLNILRRTVNFNRCAPDTGTTTPDPVGQVSRFKAVNSSRVLTKTEQSNENEIGFNPSIENNSTSKDGSSAVIGKFVKKPGVNVLLPKSAIKLDNDSPVPAKPHGCLANHKEVSQGESAGTREDGQVGNATSAQNPIMDALKKIGTSCFDLLPVIRSHVSITKISKVPVLRDEEKEVIHEFCVVNKHLADDLLSAILVKMKTEKNTICGMYLQALCRVYTGICRQTEDWERAHLFIYSILKEDFPDSAKLILFIVTTWFNVLSQTGVLCKAIHAVLRLRAHGEVLPCLTAFLDWEKNPPSDCEKIIKSTLMALRMGVNMKFLKHDRHGDDLNHAAWTYVFTLDLLCTQQQWKWTHDNIICKELWPIMNSWVIQSRSRQTPIPDISVATTLRLIGRLGQLGIKEKSIASVKNVAKVINTFGRHGKGEGVPWPVQLAAVYTIYDLSPSNPKEAMDALAAWRGETTETVPPAVTSCITQIGSVCRYIKS
- the ice1 gene encoding little elongation complex subunit 1 isoform X1, with translation MSIFFVVTMMPGENHSKSAGIASDITKGVCKNCTVLHQNLKEYVAALLILERKIIDTDHLLTEYQEKCDELQKSQRETSKLHQELDELLLKMAPLERQNEEYEAMRSELEEKKSSLKNYQQTSEELDRMKEENIKLLTSKKNLENQLKTFEDSSIKKDHEITQLEKEKTKLEENLHTTQNSLKHYQQTSEELDRMKEENMKLLSSKKNLENQLKTFEDCSTKKDHEITQLKKEKKKLEENLHTTQKNLEELELKNQKDLMNVTTQTNFPEEPKTDKAKVKQLIEELWSCIEPQSSQATSQLHFSGLPCESSDYRSDPLKSCSVSVQRTKGPPEAPNTIKTRKRSRASGELLYSNTLVEKTTSPGASLNGSHEEDIEEILDCFKPLPPLLSPVIFTSPEKALFGDLSDSSDDEKFDVDRQGTELSTRETTDVSMVSAPADSDILDFSNPCGTLTKMCVNSRDEEMNISHSEIQLCEVENEKVEHANETMMCTSDEPLVDGLSESSPGSFVKQTVCSGASTEQSTPEHTGLVKNKGSDAEDMVVVETPQKEKEIYAEVTCEKALPILPNKLTGDHQDSCSTVYSESILGPHISPLKVSSDNLGHSKDADVPSETPTFHSHLIQGSLSPCFTQPKESNETQYQNPLSTLNDTPNDDAKSEQIVSKAKSEVNSAHGPEETICFSEDNCHIDANVLDLAESTLTSKSPLCSNDGISQPKYVGPNALHSEIFTGPDVNLTPPSEPVTTSELPCRAVNSEDRIKPLEIIQNGALSEVSNHMIENVLATKECEKPNEMEVNACEEQELTQTCQVPALNLLASPSKTSSENIDNPLSRIPSCSDIKPLVETDSTPAEIPADEDRIKGSSSNDLEKYKESSDEQESFGLQRKVKTIYQRAGNQASTESEKGLTKPEQDSVVTQEDSGKNPGTSYESQGNPSEMSEKSLDSALVELDSSANGSQAEVTADSIPMEETFTAILCENQVLDALEVPLKDESKECKSNVNQSQKITDQGCSLYPEFSSELKESLCPLQADDRTDESTESKITQEVSADKPEDVKNCSLNNSRDIPTDDTQPGNFRNPTIPSRKRQHSGNCQERSLNLKDELKLTNPLMLATTYTSIPEKSPESIRKVRFKMGPPLPPLLNPLTVTPPRFGTQELQTVPSKLLIPSIEGTPIQETSIAPLMSPHSEDPNVNSPCLSISSAGDTKRRRLISSPLQFCATTPKHAVPVPGRLPPAASNSSSSSPSAPQENSVRILDTMYPELSARARTLNILRRTVNFNRCAPDTGTTTPDPVGQVSRFKAVNSSRVLTKTEQSNENEIGFNPSIENNSTSKDGSSAVIGKFVKKPGVNVLLPKSAIKLDNDSPVPAKPHGCLANHKEVSQGESAGTREDGQVGNATSAQNPIMDALKKIGTSCFDLLPVIRSHVSITKISKVPVLRDEEKEVIHEFCVVNKHLADDLLSAILVKMKTEKNTICGMYLQALCRVYTGICRQTEDWERAHLFIYSILKEDFPDSAKLILFIVTTWFNVLSQTGVLCKAIHAVLRLRAHGEVLPCLTAFLDWEKNPPSDCEKIIKSTLMALRMGVNMKFLKHDRHGDDLNHAAWTYVFTLDLLCTQQQWKWTHDNIICKELWPIMNSWVIQSRSRQTPIPDISVATTLRLIGRLGQLGIKEKSIASVKNVAKVINTFGRHGKGEGVPWPVQLAAVYTIYDLSPSNPKEAMDALAAWRGETTETVPPAVTSCITQIGSVCRYIKS
- the ice1 gene encoding little elongation complex subunit 1 isoform X4, whose amino-acid sequence is MMPGENHSKSAGIASDITKGVCKNCTVLHQNLKEYVAALLILERKIIDTDHLLTEYQEKCDELQKSQRETSKLHQELDELLLKMAPLERQNEEYEAMRSELEEKKSSLKNYQQTSEELDRMKEENIKLLTSKKNLENQLKTFEDCSTKKDHEITQLKKEKKKLEENLHTTQKNLEELELKNQKDLMNVTTQTNFPEEPKTDKAKVKQLIEELWSCIEPQSSQATSQLHFSGLPCESSDYRSDPLKSCSVSVQRTKGPPEAPNTIKTRKRSRASGELLYSNTLVEKTTSPGASLNGSHEEDIEEILDCFKPLPPLLSPVIFTSPEKALFGDLSDSSDDEKFDVDRQGTELSTRETTDVSMVSAPADSDILDFSNPCGTLTKMCVNSRDEEMNISHSEIQLCEVENEKVEHANETMMCTSDEPLVDGLSESSPGSFVKQTVCSGASTEQSTPEHTGLVKNKGSDAEDMVVVETPQKEKEIYAEVTCEKALPILPNKLTGDHQDSCSTVYSESILGPHISPLKVSSDNLGHSKDADVPSETPTFHSHLIQGSLSPCFTQPKESNETQYQNPLSTLNDTPNDDAKSEQIVSKAKSEVNSAHGPEETICFSEDNCHIDANVLDLAESTLTSKSPLCSNDGISQPKYVGPNALHSEIFTGPDVNLTPPSEPVTTSELPCRAVNSEDRIKPLEIIQNGALSEVSNHMIENVLATKECEKPNEMEVNACEEQELTQTCQVPALNLLASPSKTSSENIDNPLSRIPSCSDIKPLVETDSTPAEIPADEDRIKGSSSNDLEKYKESSDEQESFGLQRKVKTIYQRAGNQASTESEKGLTKPEQDSVVTQEDSGKNPGTSYESQGNPSEMSEKSLDSALVELDSSANGSQAEVTADSIPMEETFTAILCENQVLDALEVPLKDESKECKSNVNQSQKITDQGCSLYPEFSSELKESLCPLQADDRTDESTESKITQEVSADKPEDVKNCSLNNSRDIPTDDTQPGNFRNPTIPSRKRQHSGNCQERSLNLKDELKLTNPLMLATTYTSIPEKSPESIRKVRFKMGPPLPPLLNPLTVTPPRFGTQELQTVPSKLLIPSIEGTPIQETSIAPLMSPHSEDPNVNSPCLSISSAGDTKRRRLISSPLQFCATTPKHAVPVPGRLPPAASNSSSSSPSAPQENSVRILDTMYPELSARARTLNILRRTVNFNRCAPDTGTTTPDPVGQVSRFKAVNSSRVLTKTEQSNENEIGFNPSIENNSTSKDGSSAVIGKFVKKPGVNVLLPKSAIKLDNDSPVPAKPHGCLANHKEVSQGESAGTREDGQVGNATSAQNPIMDALKKIGTSCFDLLPVIRSHVSITKISKVPVLRDEEKEVIHEFCVVNKHLADDLLSAILVKMKTEKNTICGMYLQALCRVYTGICRQTEDWERAHLFIYSILKEDFPDSAKLILFIVTTWFNVLSQTGVLCKAIHAVLRLRAHGEVLPCLTAFLDWEKNPPSDCEKIIKSTLMALRMGVNMKFLKHDRHGDDLNHAAWTYVFTLDLLCTQQQWKWTHDNIICKELWPIMNSWVIQSRSRQTPIPDISVATTLRLIGRLGQLGIKEKSIASVKNVAKVINTFGRHGKGEGVPWPVQLAAVYTIYDLSPSNPKEAMDALAAWRGETTETVPPAVTSCITQIGSVCRYIKS
- the ice1 gene encoding little elongation complex subunit 1 isoform X3 translates to MMPGENHSKSAGIASDITKGVCKNCTVLHQNLKEYVAALLILERKIIDTDHLLTEYQEKCDELQKSQRETSKLHQELDELLLKMAPLERQNEEYEAMRSELEEKKNSLKHYQQTSEELDRMKEENMKLLSSKKNLENQLKTFEDCSTKKDHEITQLKKEKKKLEENLHTTQKNLEELELKNQKDLMNVTTQTNFPEEPKTDKAKVKQLIEELWSCIEPQSSQATSQLHFSGLPCESSDYRSDPLKSCSVSVQRTKGPPEAPNTIKTRKRSRASGELLYSNTLVEKTTSPGASLNGSHEEDIEEILDCFKPLPPLLSPVIFTSPEKALFGDLSDSSDDEKFDVDRQGTELSTRETTDVSMVSAPADSDILDFSNPCGTLTKMCVNSRDEEMNISHSEIQLCEVENEKVEHANETMMCTSDEPLVDGLSESSPGSFVKQTVCSGASTEQSTPEHTGLVKNKGSDAEDMVVVETPQKEKEIYAEVTCEKALPILPNKLTGDHQDSCSTVYSESILGPHISPLKVSSDNLGHSKDADVPSETPTFHSHLIQGSLSPCFTQPKESNETQYQNPLSTLNDTPNDDAKSEQIVSKAKSEVNSAHGPEETICFSEDNCHIDANVLDLAESTLTSKSPLCSNDGISQPKYVGPNALHSEIFTGPDVNLTPPSEPVTTSELPCRAVNSEDRIKPLEIIQNGALSEVSNHMIENVLATKECEKPNEMEVNACEEQELTQTCQVPALNLLASPSKTSSENIDNPLSRIPSCSDIKPLVETDSTPAEIPADEDRIKGSSSNDLEKYKESSDEQESFGLQRKVKTIYQRAGNQASTESEKGLTKPEQDSVVTQEDSGKNPGTSYESQGNPSEMSEKSLDSALVELDSSANGSQAEVTADSIPMEETFTAILCENQVLDALEVPLKDESKECKSNVNQSQKITDQGCSLYPEFSSELKESLCPLQADDRTDESTESKITQEVSADKPEDVKNCSLNNSRDIPTDDTQPGNFRNPTIPSRKRQHSGNCQERSLNLKDELKLTNPLMLATTYTSIPEKSPESIRKVRFKMGPPLPPLLNPLTVTPPRFGTQELQTVPSKLLIPSIEGTPIQETSIAPLMSPHSEDPNVNSPCLSISSAGDTKRRRLISSPLQFCATTPKHAVPVPGRLPPAASNSSSSSPSAPQENSVRILDTMYPELSARARTLNILRRTVNFNRCAPDTGTTTPDPVGQVSRFKAVNSSRVLTKTEQSNENEIGFNPSIENNSTSKDGSSAVIGKFVKKPGVNVLLPKSAIKLDNDSPVPAKPHGCLANHKEVSQGESAGTREDGQVGNATSAQNPIMDALKKIGTSCFDLLPVIRSHVSITKISKVPVLRDEEKEVIHEFCVVNKHLADDLLSAILVKMKTEKNTICGMYLQALCRVYTGICRQTEDWERAHLFIYSILKEDFPDSAKLILFIVTTWFNVLSQTGVLCKAIHAVLRLRAHGEVLPCLTAFLDWEKNPPSDCEKIIKSTLMALRMGVNMKFLKHDRHGDDLNHAAWTYVFTLDLLCTQQQWKWTHDNIICKELWPIMNSWVIQSRSRQTPIPDISVATTLRLIGRLGQLGIKEKSIASVKNVAKVINTFGRHGKGEGVPWPVQLAAVYTIYDLSPSNPKEAMDALAAWRGETTETVPPAVTSCITQIGSVCRYIKS